A genome region from candidate division KSB1 bacterium includes the following:
- a CDS encoding (Fe-S)-binding protein, with protein sequence MFQNTYGRYDKTSLRFTRFLFKLFLNETAEKVDNIVKAALFIPCLSEHLYPESALNMVKVLQYLGVDIDYVENQTCCGQIEYNSGLRDEIVPVAEHFIELFSHKPCIVAPSGSCVAMVRKFYYDLDIRDNLKSARDELAGKIYEFTEFLVDVLQVTDLNGRFPHSVTYHDSCHLNRELGIYEQPRKLIRSISDINFIEMQDPDLCCGFGGTFSYKFKELSIRMVAQKCENISNSRAEYCIGADESCLMNIEGYLIKHAMKARTLHIATLLAKSLGL encoded by the coding sequence ATGTTTCAGAACACATACGGACGCTATGATAAAACCAGCTTGAGATTTACACGTTTTTTATTTAAATTGTTTCTTAATGAAACCGCCGAAAAAGTGGACAATATTGTGAAAGCTGCATTATTTATACCTTGTCTGTCTGAACATTTATATCCCGAATCTGCTTTGAACATGGTCAAAGTACTTCAGTATCTGGGTGTAGATATCGATTATGTCGAAAATCAGACCTGTTGCGGACAAATTGAATACAATTCCGGCTTGCGTGATGAGATTGTGCCGGTCGCTGAACATTTTATTGAATTGTTTTCTCATAAGCCCTGTATTGTGGCACCATCCGGCTCGTGTGTGGCCATGGTGCGCAAGTTTTATTATGATCTGGATATTCGCGATAATTTGAAATCTGCTCGTGATGAGCTGGCCGGCAAGATTTACGAGTTTACAGAATTTCTGGTGGACGTCCTGCAGGTGACTGATCTGAACGGCCGCTTTCCGCATTCGGTTACCTATCATGATTCGTGCCACCTGAATCGGGAATTGGGAATTTATGAACAGCCGCGAAAATTGATCCGTTCAATATCTGATATTAATTTTATAGAGATGCAGGACCCTGATCTCTGCTGCGGGTTCGGCGGCACCTTTTCTTACAAATTCAAAGAGCTGTCAATCCGGATGGTCGCACAAAAATGCGAAAATATTAGCAACAGCCGGGCTGAATACTGTATTGGTGCGGATGAAAGCTGTCTGATGAATATTGAAGGTTATCTGATAAAACACGCTATGAAAGCCAGAACCCTGCATATCGCGACATTGCTGGCAAAAAGTTTAGGTCTCTAA
- a CDS encoding sulfotransferase has protein sequence MKTVMILTMPRSGSSLLAGILHRLGIRMGDSTDMEMGKHLNKHGCYEDQWFQSISLNILFESQLLLDITRRLNMDEKRIEKVVKKYEPEIKQFIQQNNQGLWGFKDPALIYHLPYYHSLFDNPYYIHLKRNTRDTAGSLFKTFRYSYWLPEMKEKFPLFKPGNRMRIILRSAKLLLTRQNEYNEHDIFERVIDKGHQRIREFIKDKPHLSLRVVRSDRITTPTSG, from the coding sequence ATGAAAACTGTTATGATATTAACCATGCCGCGCAGCGGTTCTTCCCTGCTCGCCGGTATCCTCCACCGGCTCGGCATTCGAATGGGCGATAGCACCGATATGGAAATGGGAAAACATCTGAACAAACACGGATGCTATGAGGACCAGTGGTTTCAGTCCATCAGCTTGAATATATTATTCGAATCTCAACTGCTGCTGGATATCACCCGGCGGCTGAATATGGATGAAAAACGAATTGAAAAAGTGGTCAAAAAATACGAACCGGAAATCAAACAGTTCATTCAGCAGAACAATCAGGGTCTATGGGGATTCAAAGATCCGGCGCTGATCTATCATTTGCCTTATTACCATTCGTTGTTTGATAATCCTTATTATATTCACCTGAAACGCAACACCCGGGATACAGCAGGCTCTCTGTTCAAGACATTCAGATATTCCTATTGGCTTCCGGAAATGAAAGAAAAATTCCCGTTGTTCAAACCCGGAAATCGAATGCGAATTATACTGCGGTCGGCTAAATTACTGCTCACGCGTCAAAATGAATATAATGAACATGATATTTTTGAGCGGGTCATCGATAAAGGTCATCAGCGTATTCGTGAATTTATTAAAGACAAACCACATCTATCACTGCGAGTCGTCCGATCTGATCGAATCACCACGCCAACAAGTGGATAA
- a CDS encoding TlpA disulfide reductase family protein codes for MKKISLLLIPVLVFVLGFSAACTDESSKDQAAANENANPAYDFELTTLNGETVTLDSYKGKVLILDMWDTWCPPCKAEIPHFIELYDEYNDQGLEILGVAFGREGVNAVRQFIKDYNVNYPNAIGNQAIVDGFGGIRAIPTTFIIDQKGNIHQKLVGYKEKQVFENHINELL; via the coding sequence ATGAAAAAAATTAGCCTGTTGCTAATACCTGTTCTGGTTTTTGTATTGGGATTTTCTGCCGCTTGTACAGATGAAAGCTCTAAAGATCAGGCTGCTGCAAATGAGAATGCGAATCCGGCCTATGATTTTGAACTGACAACGTTGAATGGAGAGACAGTCACCCTGGATTCTTACAAAGGAAAAGTTTTGATCCTTGACATGTGGGATACATGGTGCCCGCCTTGTAAGGCCGAGATTCCTCATTTTATAGAATTATATGACGAATACAATGATCAGGGACTTGAGATATTGGGCGTCGCGTTTGGACGTGAAGGTGTAAATGCGGTGCGTCAATTCATAAAGGATTATAATGTCAATTATCCGAATGCGATTGGAAATCAAGCCATCGTTGACGGGTTTGGTGGTATTCGCGCCATTCCTACAACATTCATTATTGATCAAAAGGGAAATATCCATCAAAAACTGGTAGGGTATAAGGAAAAACAGGTATTTGAGAATCATATCAATGAGCTGTTATAA
- the smpB gene encoding SsrA-binding protein SmpB, whose product MTGHSSTIKNRKARHEYEILETLEAGIVLKGTEVKSLREGRASFKDSYARIMDGEAWLINFHVSHYKQGTIYNHDPLRKRKLLLHKQEIKRLRGKTEERGLTLVPLEIYFKEGLAKVRLGLARGKQVHDKRRDIAKRDMDRDTQRELKNKYRI is encoded by the coding sequence ATGACCGGTCACTCAAGCACGATAAAAAATCGTAAAGCACGGCATGAGTATGAGATCCTTGAGACCCTTGAGGCCGGGATTGTGCTTAAAGGTACAGAAGTAAAATCACTTCGGGAAGGAAGGGCGAGCTTTAAGGACAGTTATGCCCGGATCATGGATGGGGAAGCCTGGTTGATCAATTTTCATGTCAGTCATTACAAGCAAGGAACCATTTATAATCACGATCCTCTGCGCAAACGGAAATTATTGCTGCATAAACAGGAAATCAAGCGATTGCGTGGTAAAACCGAGGAGCGGGGTTTGACGCTTGTACCGCTCGAGATATATTTCAAAGAGGGGCTGGCCAAGGTTAGGCTTGGTCTGGCACGCGGTAAGCAGGTACACGACAAGCGCCGGGACATTGCCAAGCGTGATATGGATCGGGATACTCAGCGAGAACTGAAAAACAAATATAGAATCTAA
- a CDS encoding LUD domain-containing protein: MSSRDKILHRIRTARSIASDLAPERQVEETLETAIQQDIPDSADALKQQFASALQSVSARFESSADIEHLYGLIDCTLRHGKDTRFAITGTDFTREIAEHVCSRYPDYASVSARDIESFERVKQLESIGISIVDCAYAIADTGTLCVPFSNVQTQLPFILPETVIAVVKEQQLAVNHRQVFASLSEKERRNMILITGASRTADIEKILFLGAHGPGELIVFLLEDIH, encoded by the coding sequence ATGAGTTCCCGCGATAAAATATTACATCGAATCCGCACGGCGCGATCCATTGCATCTGATCTTGCGCCTGAGCGCCAGGTTGAGGAAACACTGGAAACGGCAATACAACAAGATATACCGGATTCTGCCGATGCCCTGAAACAGCAGTTTGCCTCCGCTTTGCAAAGCGTTTCAGCCCGATTTGAAAGCAGTGCAGATATTGAGCATTTGTATGGATTGATTGATTGCACCCTCAGGCATGGTAAAGATACACGCTTTGCGATTACCGGCACTGATTTCACCCGGGAGATCGCTGAACATGTTTGCAGCAGATATCCCGATTATGCTTCCGTTTCCGCAAGAGATATCGAGTCTTTTGAGCGTGTAAAACAACTTGAATCCATCGGCATTTCCATTGTAGATTGTGCGTATGCGATCGCGGATACAGGAACGTTGTGTGTGCCGTTTTCCAATGTGCAGACCCAGCTGCCTTTTATTTTGCCCGAAACTGTTATTGCAGTGGTGAAGGAACAGCAGCTTGCTGTCAATCATCGACAGGTCTTTGCCTCACTTTCAGAGAAAGAACGCCGGAATATGATTTTGATTACAGGCGCCAGTCGCACTGCTGATATTGAGAAAATTTTATTCCTGGGCGCTCACGGGCCCGGAGAATTAATCGTTTTTTTGCTTGAAGACATTCATTGA
- a CDS encoding glycosyltransferase family 9 protein: protein MPPKIRPNKPRFKFKGTSIFLDKSALKARDIFVLENNITPADTLVFVNPDTSNVYTFIEPDFYISLIQLLVDSGKIDKILLARSYKFEGSSSQIYNMLSPEHQKKTILLEKHAPLSVYASLVDLCDSYVTGDTGPMHIAAARKTLSNSEKPFTNKTSIISLFKATEPKIYGYSSDSNIMISANQDAPSRVFEIKVACKSITCTIQRITKSCNLSECGCAAASLNVIEISKFILDSLKPQTQKVKHEIPNPINWPE from the coding sequence ATGCCCCCAAAAATCAGACCGAATAAACCCAGATTCAAATTCAAGGGCACCTCTATTTTTCTGGATAAATCCGCTTTAAAGGCGCGCGATATATTTGTCCTGGAAAACAATATCACACCCGCAGACACTCTTGTATTTGTCAATCCTGATACCTCCAATGTTTACACATTTATCGAACCGGATTTTTACATATCGCTCATACAGTTGTTAGTTGATTCCGGCAAGATCGATAAAATCTTGCTGGCTCGAAGTTATAAATTCGAGGGCTCATCCAGCCAAATTTACAATATGCTTTCTCCAGAACATCAAAAAAAAACAATTCTTCTCGAAAAGCATGCACCACTGTCTGTTTATGCCTCGCTGGTGGATCTGTGTGACAGTTACGTAACGGGTGACACAGGTCCCATGCACATTGCCGCTGCACGCAAAACCCTGTCAAATTCCGAAAAACCGTTCACAAACAAAACTTCTATTATCAGTTTATTCAAAGCGACTGAACCGAAAATATACGGATATAGCTCCGACAGTAACATCATGATCAGCGCCAACCAGGACGCCCCCTCCCGGGTGTTTGAGATCAAAGTGGCCTGCAAAAGCATTACGTGTACCATCCAGCGTATAACAAAAAGCTGCAATCTGTCCGAATGCGGATGCGCCGCAGCATCTTTAAATGTCATTGAAATATCAAAATTTATATTAGACAGTCTAAAACCACAAACTCAAAAAGTAAAACATGAAATACCGAACCCGATTAATTGGCCTGAATAA
- a CDS encoding sigma-70 family RNA polymerase sigma factor, giving the protein MNSTIAQDELVKKAIDGDRNAMQKIVVDNEQMIYSTALKLVGNREDAECVLQETFLKVFEALPNFKGQSALSTWIYRIATNFALMKLRERKKTFSNMDQVESKVSKEALQSFNSAMGNNPHKALENEELKAIMDKAVDELSPKFKSVFVLKDIEGLSLHEITEITGMTLPAVKSNLHRARRFLRDQLAGYTSRNHD; this is encoded by the coding sequence ATGAATTCAACCATCGCGCAAGACGAACTGGTCAAAAAAGCAATTGATGGGGACCGCAATGCAATGCAGAAAATTGTCGTCGATAATGAGCAGATGATATACAGTACTGCGTTAAAGCTGGTCGGTAATCGCGAAGACGCAGAATGTGTTCTGCAAGAGACTTTTCTCAAAGTCTTTGAGGCTCTGCCCAATTTTAAGGGCCAGTCCGCATTATCCACCTGGATTTACAGAATTGCCACCAATTTTGCCCTTATGAAATTGCGGGAACGAAAAAAAACGTTCAGTAATATGGATCAGGTTGAAAGCAAAGTGAGCAAGGAGGCGTTGCAGTCCTTTAACAGCGCTATGGGTAACAATCCCCACAAAGCGCTGGAAAACGAAGAACTCAAAGCGATCATGGACAAGGCGGTGGATGAACTGTCGCCTAAATTTAAAAGTGTCTTTGTGTTAAAAGACATAGAAGGACTGTCTCTTCATGAAATTACCGAGATTACCGGAATGACGCTTCCGGCGGTTAAAAGCAATTTACACCGGGCCCGGCGGTTTTTGCGCGATCAACTTGCCGGGTATACATCCCGGAATCATGATTAG
- the acnA gene encoding aconitate hydratase AcnA, translating into MVTNTFNTLKTLDSPVGSRKIYKLEQLEKENVTNVSALPYSIKILLESVLRNCDDHTITRDDVINLAKWRADRPSGNEVPFKPARVLLQDFTGVPSVVDLAAMRSAMQRLGGDPREIEPMIPCDLVIDHSVQTDFYGRPDALTKNMQMEFERNRERYKFLKWGQQAFNKLRVIPPGVGIIHQVNLEYLARGVFETKDKIVYPDTLVGTDSHTVMINGLGIVGWGVGGIEAEAVMLGQPLYMLAPEVVGFKLTGKLGQGVTATDLALTVVQKLRETGVVGKFVEFFGDGVDHMSLPDRATIANMGPEYGATMGFFPMDAESLHYLRRTGRSEEQVQLVEWYMKEQGLFRGEESTVPEYSQVVTLNLSEVEASLAGPKRPQDRISLQRIKSSFSESLRAPRKARGFEVADTAASKQVTIDMDGEAYTLQHGFVAIASITSCTNTSNPSVMLAAGLLARKAVQVGLKVPQYVKTSLAPGSRVVTQYLDRTGLTPFLDELGFQTVGYGCASCIGNSGPLPAPVSEAIEENDLVAAAVLSGNRNFEGRVNPLTQANYLASPPLVVAFALAGRVDVDLKHEPIGTGRDGQDIYLKDIWPDHKQVLELLQSSADPALFRKVYEKIDEQSPEWESIAATDEPIYNWQPDSTYIQEPPFFMQLKKGSGLASIENARVLALLGDSVTTDHISPAGAIPKNSPAAEYLSRHGVDRNDFNSFGSRRGNDRVMVRGTFGNIRLDNLLVPDTQGGYTVHFPDGEKMSIFDAAMKYKEEQVPLIVLAGKEYGTGSSRDWAAKGTLLLGVKAVIAESYERIHRSNLVGMGVLPLQFNAGESAESLGLDGSEVYSLSLDEQLKPAQPVSVKAVSANGKATLFTVTNRLDAPIEIEYYRNGGILHTVLRNKTGL; encoded by the coding sequence ATGGTCACCAATACGTTCAATACCCTAAAAACCCTTGACTCACCCGTCGGGTCGCGGAAAATATACAAGCTTGAACAGCTGGAAAAAGAAAACGTTACAAACGTTTCAGCATTGCCGTACAGTATCAAAATTTTGCTGGAATCTGTTTTACGCAATTGCGATGATCATACGATAACCCGGGATGATGTGATAAATCTTGCAAAGTGGCGTGCTGATCGTCCTTCCGGAAACGAAGTGCCGTTCAAACCTGCAAGGGTTTTGCTTCAGGATTTTACCGGGGTTCCTTCCGTTGTGGATTTGGCTGCAATGCGGTCTGCTATGCAAAGGCTTGGCGGAGACCCCCGGGAGATAGAACCCATGATCCCCTGCGATTTGGTTATAGATCATTCGGTGCAGACCGATTTTTACGGCAGGCCGGATGCGTTGACAAAAAATATGCAGATGGAATTTGAACGCAACCGGGAACGCTATAAATTTTTAAAATGGGGACAGCAGGCGTTTAATAAATTACGGGTTATACCTCCCGGTGTGGGAATTATCCATCAGGTGAATCTGGAATATCTGGCCCGGGGAGTATTTGAAACAAAAGACAAGATTGTTTATCCGGATACACTGGTGGGAACTGATTCTCACACCGTCATGATCAACGGTCTCGGCATTGTTGGCTGGGGAGTCGGCGGTATCGAAGCAGAGGCTGTTATGCTGGGGCAGCCGCTGTATATGCTTGCGCCCGAGGTGGTCGGTTTCAAACTGACCGGAAAACTCGGCCAGGGAGTAACAGCCACGGACCTGGCGCTGACTGTGGTTCAAAAATTGCGCGAAACCGGGGTGGTCGGAAAATTTGTCGAATTTTTCGGGGATGGAGTGGACCATATGAGCTTGCCTGATCGGGCGACTATTGCCAATATGGGGCCGGAATATGGCGCAACCATGGGGTTTTTTCCGATGGATGCGGAGAGTCTGCATTATCTGCGGCGCACCGGTCGTTCGGAAGAGCAGGTTCAGCTGGTGGAATGGTATATGAAAGAGCAGGGTCTGTTCCGTGGTGAGGAGAGTACCGTACCCGAGTACTCGCAAGTCGTTACATTAAATTTAAGCGAGGTGGAGGCTTCGCTGGCCGGCCCCAAACGTCCCCAGGACCGTATTTCTCTACAACGTATCAAATCTTCTTTTTCTGAATCTCTGCGTGCGCCGCGCAAGGCGCGCGGATTTGAAGTTGCTGACACAGCAGCCTCAAAGCAGGTGACTATTGACATGGACGGGGAGGCGTACACTCTGCAGCACGGATTTGTCGCCATCGCATCGATTACCAGCTGCACCAACACCAGCAATCCCTCTGTCATGCTGGCGGCCGGGTTGTTGGCGCGCAAAGCCGTGCAGGTCGGGCTTAAAGTGCCTCAGTACGTGAAAACCAGTCTGGCGCCCGGTTCCCGGGTGGTCACCCAATATCTGGATCGGACCGGTTTGACTCCGTTTCTGGATGAACTTGGTTTTCAAACCGTGGGATACGGATGTGCCAGCTGTATCGGAAACAGCGGACCGCTGCCCGCGCCCGTTTCAGAGGCCATTGAGGAAAATGATTTGGTAGCCGCTGCTGTACTAAGCGGGAATCGCAATTTTGAAGGCAGAGTCAATCCCCTTACACAGGCCAATTATCTTGCGTCACCGCCGCTGGTGGTGGCATTTGCGCTGGCCGGACGGGTTGATGTCGATCTGAAACACGAACCAATCGGTACGGGCCGGGACGGACAGGATATATATCTGAAAGATATCTGGCCTGATCACAAACAGGTTTTAGAGCTCTTGCAGTCCAGCGCTGATCCTGCGCTGTTTCGGAAAGTCTATGAAAAAATTGATGAGCAGAGTCCGGAATGGGAAAGCATTGCCGCGACTGATGAACCGATTTATAATTGGCAACCGGACTCGACTTATATCCAGGAACCGCCGTTTTTTATGCAGCTAAAAAAAGGTTCCGGCCTCGCTTCTATCGAGAACGCGCGTGTGCTTGCCTTGTTGGGAGACTCTGTGACGACGGATCATATCTCTCCCGCGGGCGCTATTCCAAAAAACAGTCCCGCCGCAGAATATCTGAGCCGACACGGTGTGGATCGAAACGACTTTAATTCTTTCGGCTCACGGCGGGGCAATGACCGTGTGATGGTTCGAGGTACATTCGGGAATATCCGGCTCGATAATTTATTGGTACCGGACACCCAGGGCGGTTATACGGTGCATTTCCCGGATGGTGAAAAAATGTCAATTTTCGACGCGGCCATGAAATACAAAGAGGAGCAGGTGCCGTTGATTGTACTGGCCGGCAAGGAATACGGAACCGGCAGTTCACGCGATTGGGCAGCCAAAGGCACGTTGCTGCTCGGAGTAAAAGCTGTGATAGCAGAAAGCTATGAACGCATTCATCGGAGCAATCTGGTCGGTATGGGAGTTCTTCCCCTGCAGTTTAATGCGGGTGAATCGGCTGAATCGCTGGGTCTTGACGGCTCAGAGGTGTATAGCCTTTCACTGGATGAACAACTGAAACCGGCACAGCCGGTCTCTGTTAAAGCCGTATCGGCAAACGGCAAAGCAACCTTGTTTACCGTGACCAATCGTCTGGATGCGCCGATCGAAATCGAATATTATCGCAATGGCGGCATATTGCATACCGTACTGCGAAACAAAACCGGCTTGTAA
- a CDS encoding small multi-drug export protein produces the protein MAFTIGFFLFTVFLLDRSFFLKLSGTIVASVAGGRSTAILAGLEFKLHPIMISTLVFSVNLAWLCIMLPLFVTFYHHLVEIKYVGKMLESTKERAQSQKTKVALWGSWALPFFIWLPFPFTGSFAGAVIGFLLGIPMTRLLIIVISSMFVGIVSWTYGFDYFFFLTGTTGKIITYVIIAVFIIRTFIQNSHHFKEQKPEKPATLKEQKPKKPGALKEQKPDSL, from the coding sequence TTGGCATTCACAATAGGCTTTTTTCTATTCACAGTTTTTCTGCTGGACCGGTCGTTTTTTCTAAAACTGTCCGGAACCATTGTGGCATCTGTGGCCGGAGGCCGCTCAACAGCTATTCTTGCGGGACTCGAGTTCAAATTACACCCCATCATGATCAGCACTCTCGTGTTCTCTGTTAATCTGGCCTGGCTTTGCATCATGCTCCCCCTTTTTGTTACCTTTTACCACCATCTGGTGGAGATTAAATATGTCGGCAAAATGCTGGAATCGACAAAAGAACGCGCGCAATCTCAAAAAACCAAAGTAGCCTTGTGGGGATCCTGGGCGCTGCCGTTTTTTATCTGGCTGCCGTTCCCGTTTACCGGTTCGTTTGCCGGCGCGGTGATTGGATTTTTGCTGGGCATCCCCATGACACGCCTTCTCATTATTGTCATCAGCTCCATGTTCGTGGGTATAGTATCGTGGACCTATGGATTTGATTATTTCTTTTTCCTGACCGGCACCACAGGAAAAATTATCACCTATGTGATCATTGCCGTATTTATCATCAGAACATTTATACAAAACAGTCATCACTTTAAAGAGCAGAAACCGGAAAAACCAGCCACACTAAAAGAACAAAAACCGAAAAAACCCGGCGCACTGAAAGAACAAAAACCGGATTCTCTATGA
- the tyrS gene encoding tyrosine--tRNA ligase encodes MSLPNVTEELRRRGFVKQSTDADELEQLLSKESVTFYIGFDPTADSLHVGHLLGIMAMTHMQRYGHRPIAIVGGGTAMIGDPSGKTEMRKMLSREDIEANTAKIKQQISRFIDFGNDKALLVDNWEWIGGLGFVEFLRDIGRHFSVNRMLSFETYKRRLETGLSFLEFNYQLLQAYDFLMLYRKYGCRLQMGGDDQWANILAGADLVRRVEGEAVYGHTFPLLTTASGAKMGKTESGALWLDASRTSPFDFYQYWINIDDRDVVSCLNYFTLLPIEEIEAVQDMQGVQYNIAKTVLAYEITNLVHGQKAADEAFSASIAAFGKREIPQTFLPSSKVPRGGTGAADKAIPSLNLSRSELESAPLLANVLCDLEMTKSRGEARRLIKQGGVYINGERVTDKDAVLKTELEDDGKIAVRLGKKKHYNLIIK; translated from the coding sequence TTGAGTTTGCCGAATGTCACAGAGGAACTCAGGCGGCGCGGTTTTGTCAAACAGAGCACGGATGCGGATGAACTGGAACAGCTGCTGAGCAAAGAGTCAGTTACTTTTTACATTGGATTTGATCCAACTGCGGACAGTCTGCATGTAGGACATTTGCTCGGCATTATGGCGATGACGCATATGCAGCGGTACGGGCACCGGCCTATTGCCATTGTCGGCGGAGGGACGGCCATGATCGGAGATCCGAGCGGTAAAACTGAAATGAGAAAAATGCTGAGCCGCGAGGATATTGAAGCCAATACCGCCAAAATAAAGCAGCAAATATCCAGATTCATCGATTTTGGCAACGACAAAGCGTTGTTGGTTGACAATTGGGAGTGGATTGGCGGTTTGGGGTTTGTCGAATTTTTGCGGGACATTGGAAGACATTTTAGTGTCAATCGCATGTTGAGTTTTGAAACCTATAAACGACGCCTTGAAACCGGACTGTCGTTTCTGGAATTCAATTATCAGCTTTTGCAAGCCTATGACTTTTTGATGCTATACCGCAAATATGGCTGCCGACTGCAGATGGGAGGCGATGATCAGTGGGCGAATATTCTGGCCGGTGCAGATTTGGTGCGCCGGGTGGAAGGCGAAGCTGTATACGGACATACCTTTCCCTTGCTTACGACTGCAAGCGGAGCAAAGATGGGCAAAACAGAATCCGGAGCTTTGTGGCTGGATGCCTCCAGGACATCTCCGTTTGATTTTTATCAGTACTGGATCAATATTGATGACCGCGATGTGGTCAGCTGTTTGAATTATTTTACCCTGTTGCCGATTGAAGAAATTGAAGCTGTTCAGGATATGCAGGGTGTACAGTATAACATCGCCAAGACCGTGTTGGCCTATGAGATCACAAATCTGGTGCACGGTCAAAAAGCGGCGGATGAAGCGTTTTCCGCATCAATAGCCGCGTTCGGCAAGCGCGAGATTCCTCAAACGTTTTTGCCGTCCAGCAAGGTGCCGCGTGGCGGCACCGGAGCGGCGGACAAGGCGATACCATCCCTAAATTTATCGCGTTCAGAGCTCGAATCGGCTCCCTTGCTTGCGAACGTACTTTGCGATTTGGAAATGACAAAGTCTCGTGGAGAGGCGCGTCGTTTGATCAAGCAGGGGGGTGTTTACATCAATGGGGAACGTGTTACGGACAAGGATGCCGTGCTAAAAACCGAGCTGGAGGATGACGGTAAAATTGCCGTACGGCTGGGAAAAAAGAAACATTATAACTTGATTATTAAATAA
- a CDS encoding LutB/LldF family L-lactate oxidation iron-sulfur protein — protein MRSAVSRAASKAVEKRNRTAGEYPYWQTMREQAHAVKRRVMENLDDFLLQFEEKCRENGIRVHWAQDAEEARETVGTIAAEHGVKQVVKSKSLTTEEIGLNRYLQKNQIEVTETDLGEYIVQLLDQIPSHLTAPALHLDRKDIGRVFHEKLGVDYTEEPAELLAIARQKLRKKMLNADMGITGVNFAIADSGCLCVVENEANARLSLGVPDVHVAVMGIEKIIPSFSELDTFLKLLPASATGQKQTVYVDVVGGPLFPAIGEGARNVHVIILDNGRSRILADPQLRETLFCIRCGACLNICPVYRQIGGHAYGWVYMGPIGACLIPQYNGISAGRHAPFISSLCGACAQQCPVQISIPHHLTRLRYDVAKQGYTAWWERYALKLHAFLCRYPLLYRALTWFPGKLQQLLPGDMRFPAPGYTRDRALGRFDSKGFRRRFLKMQRQQDL, from the coding sequence ATGCGTTCTGCTGTGAGCCGGGCTGCGTCAAAAGCCGTGGAAAAACGCAACCGCACGGCCGGAGAATATCCTTACTGGCAGACGATGCGAGAACAGGCGCATGCGGTCAAGCGCCGCGTAATGGAGAATTTGGATGATTTTCTGCTGCAATTCGAAGAAAAATGCCGGGAAAACGGCATTCGGGTGCATTGGGCGCAGGATGCAGAGGAGGCCAGAGAAACAGTCGGAACAATCGCAGCGGAACATGGTGTGAAACAGGTTGTAAAATCCAAGAGTCTGACCACTGAAGAGATCGGTTTGAATAGGTATTTGCAAAAGAATCAGATCGAGGTGACCGAGACGGATTTGGGTGAATATATTGTTCAGCTGCTCGATCAAATCCCGTCTCACCTCACCGCTCCGGCACTGCATCTCGATCGCAAAGACATCGGACGTGTGTTTCATGAAAAGCTGGGGGTTGACTATACAGAAGAACCTGCTGAATTACTGGCCATAGCGCGCCAGAAATTGCGCAAAAAGATGCTGAATGCTGATATGGGAATCACCGGCGTTAATTTTGCCATTGCGGATAGCGGTTGTCTCTGCGTTGTTGAAAATGAAGCCAATGCCAGGCTGTCCCTCGGTGTTCCGGATGTGCATGTGGCGGTGATGGGAATTGAAAAGATTATACCGTCATTCTCTGAACTGGATACTTTTTTAAAATTGCTTCCTGCCAGTGCCACCGGCCAAAAACAGACAGTCTATGTGGATGTCGTCGGCGGACCGCTATTTCCCGCGATCGGGGAGGGGGCCCGGAATGTGCATGTGATCATACTGGATAACGGCCGCAGCCGTATCCTTGCGGACCCCCAGCTGCGTGAAACACTGTTCTGTATCCGCTGCGGCGCCTGTTTGAATATTTGTCCGGTGTACCGGCAGATCGGCGGCCATGCCTACGGCTGGGTGTATATGGGGCCTATCGGTGCCTGCCTGATTCCACAGTATAACGGAATCTCTGCCGGACGCCACGCTCCATTTATTTCATCGCTTTGCGGTGCCTGTGCGCAGCAATGTCCGGTTCAGATCAGCATTCCGCATCACCTGACGCGCCTTCGTTATGATGTGGCCAAACAAGGCTACACAGCCTGGTGGGAGCGCTATGCGTTAAAGCTGCATGCTTTCCTTTGCCGTTACCCGCTTTTGTATCGTGCGCTCACCTGGTTCCCCGGTAAACTGCAGCAGTTGCTGCCCGGGGATATGCGTTTTCCCGCCCCCGGTTACACCCGGGATCGCGCTTTGGGCCGCTTTGATTCCAAAGGATTTCGTAGACGTTTTCTAAAGATGCAAAGACAACAGGATTTATAA